Genomic DNA from Hordeum vulgare subsp. vulgare chromosome 2H, MorexV3_pseudomolecules_assembly, whole genome shotgun sequence:
TAGAAATTGTAGTCATTCCTCATGAGGTTTTACATTCAGTCCATCCTAGCAATGCACAGGGGCTTGTGTTGAAGCTTGATTATGAAAAAGCTTTTAGCAAGGTAGATTTAAACTTCCTCTCTGAGCTTCTAAAAACATAGAGGGTTTGGTGAAAAGTGGTTACAATGGATCCAAACTGAATAATGTAGAAAGTGACTTCTTCCTTACTGGAAAAGATATCAGACACGGTGACCCAATTTCCCCCTTGCTCTGCAATTTAGTAGTAAATGTACTCACGAGGATACTGGCTAAGGCTGCCAATCAAAACCTGAATGTTGGCCTCTGCCCTGAGGTATATCCATGAGGCATCATCCGCCTTCAATATGCGGATGATACCATCTTCTTAGATGATAACATCACCCATGCTCATAATCTCAAAATTTCTCTCACCTGTTTTGGACAAGTGCCTCGCATGAGAATGAAGTATGCTAAACATGAATTGATCTCTATCAATATGGAACATGAGAAATTCCAACTCTTCCTCTCTGCTCTAGATGGTAGTGGAGGTGTTTTCCCCATTAAATACTTAGGAATTCCTCTCCATCATGTTAGATTGAGGAGAGAAGATATTCAACCCCTTATTGATAATATCACGAAAAGAATTGTTGGCTCGAGAGGAAAACTCCTTTCCTGTAGGGGCAGGTTGATTCTTATACCAGCCTGCCTTGCTAGTATTCTCGTTTACCTCCTATCATTCTTCAAATTCTCGAAGTGGGCTATTGAGATGATCAATTCTCAGATGGCCCACTGCATGTGGAATGATTTTGAAGGATAGAAGAAATTGTATCTTGCAAATTGGAAACTGGTTTGCATGAAAAAGAGAATTTGGGGGTTTAGGAATTCCCAACCTCCAAGAAATTAATTTGTGCCTCCTAGACTCCTGGATCAAGAGATATTATGAGAGGGGAAGCCTTGGAAAATGATCATTGATCATAAGTACATGGGTGGGAAACTAATCTCTTCAACCCTAGCCCTCACCATAACACCATTGTTTCTTGGAAAGGAATTAAATACATTTTTCAATCTTTGAAATTTGCCTATAGATGGAAGGTGGGAACATGTAATAAAATGGGTTCTCGGAAGATACTTGGTTTGGTAATTCCCCTCGGCAGTTCAATTGTTTCCTACTTACATCAATTGTAATGAATCTACTAAATGCATTAGTGAGATCTAGATTACCATCACGTGAAACTTACCTTAAAAATAAATTTTGATGAAAAACTCATGGAACAATGATACCAACTAGTTGGGATAGTTGGTAGCATTGTTCTCAGTACTGACTCAGACTCTTTGGTTTGGCAATTACAAAACAAAGGGAAATACTCCTCTAGCTCCTTATATCATTTGATTATTTTTAGGGGGTGCAACCAATTTTCATTCCTGCTGTTTGGAAGCTGAGGGTTCCCCGAAATCCATGTATTTTTGTCGTTGATTTCACACTAACAAACCACTTGATTGTGTTTTATGTGAAGAACCCGAGTCCATTTCACACCTATTTTTGATTGTGTGGTAGCTAAGGTTGTATGGTTCTTTGTTAGAGATCACTTGAATGTTGATGCTTGAAATATTTCTGAATTTGTAGCCAGATTTTGGGTTTCCAACAATAAATTTTTTGCCCCGAATATTGTTACTTCTACAGTTGTTTGGTGTCTATGGGAATTTAGGAACTCTATGATTTTTATAACACTCTCTGGACTTCCATTAAACATGTCCTGAGATTGATCCGAAGAATGACAAAATCTTGGATTGTTTTGTCCCCAGAACAGAGTGGGATGAGGCTAGAGGCCTTCTTAGATCAACTGGCCAGATTTGTTGAGCGCCCTTTGATGCTTACAAGTGGTTGAGCTCGTGTGATAAAATGCCTTCACATGCTGACCCTTGGAGCCGGCTCAAGATTTCTGAAGATGGTTgttccacccccacccccacccaccccgtgCCCAAGAAGAGAGACGTTGGGAGCAAAATTGCATTGCTCAACCCAATATCAACCCTTGAAGTATATTGGTCTCCACAGGGAACCACGACACCCCTATGAAGACCATGAAGACTCCCCCCTCCCCCGGTGCTAGTTGATGCACTGTGATCTCCCCCCACGCCTCCTTTGTCTGGTTGTGTCTTGACTAAGAATATTGTTGTAACGAGGCTAGTCCAATTCTTTGTTTGTTTTACTTTTTCTTAAGCTTTCTGTTGAACTGCTCCTCTCAGTGGGCTGATGTATGACTTGTTGGTTTCATTTGATGAATGGAATCGGAGAGGAGCCTCCCTGTTCTTCTAAAAAAACTAGCATGAACTTGTAGATCATTGAAtatgataagtttgattccttgtaATACTTTTGTGATATTAAGGTAGTAATGTGTGAGTATGTCAGTGACTAATTAAATCTAAGAATGAATAttggtgttaaagtttgtgactcCTCTTACATGAAAGTGGTGGTTGATGGCATTAGCAGGGAAGTCAAAGTGTGATTTATCTTCGATTGAATAAACCTTTGTGTGTTTGGATCGGGGGCACGCGATGCTTCACTCCTATCAACCTCCTCTCTATGAGCATGCAAGCTATGCTTTGATTCGAgggctactaaaacttttgcaataagtacttAAGTTATTAATGTTTAATGTTAGCTTTTGGTCTACAAGCACTTCCACCTATCCATATTTCGTTAGCCTCTTTAGTACCATGCATTCTCCACTCTCACCTCGAGAGATGGTGCAAACTTTTTGTGTCACCGCCTTGCGCTCGTCCATCAAGATGATTTGTCGCCAAGACTCCACTGCGTCATGCCGCCAAGAACAGTCATCATCGACGCAGTAGATTCGACGCCACATCTGGACCCCTCAAGTCAGCGCTTGCTCCATGAATGATGCCCCCAGGTAGGGTGGGGCGCTAGATGACACCATCATCCGAACCGAGACTTAGATCCAGGGTTTCCCTTGGAGAAAACGACCCTTCCAGCCAATTCGACGTGGTAGTCCAACGCAACTACGCCTTCGAGATCTCACCTACGGATATGAGCTCCAAAACAATGAATCCAAGAAGGTAGACGACGCCACACGCCACCACCATGTGGTCTGGCAAGCAAAATAATGTTTCATTTAAATCTTAACAGTACCGCCACCGTGAAGATACCCTCCAAGCAGGTTAGTGGAGCCCATAGATGTCACTGCGTCATCTGCGCCAACAGTTTGAgacaatgattttttttcctcGACGATAGACCCACAAACGAGAAGATCTGAAGGCATAAGCACTCATCGAAGACGCCCACCAACACAAAAGGAAAGGTCGAGTCGGTCCACACAAAACTGGACACATCACCCTAATCCTTCCAATCCGACCCAACGAGAGACATTGTCGCTCGTGCGAAGAAGATATAGGTACGCCTACTATTGTCCTCCGACATTGCCCGCAACCCATCGACCCGCTGCCTGTCTTTCCTTCACCACATCCAAATGTTGCACGCCCATGTGTCGTCACTCCATGGTGCCCAGCCTATGTCGCGCCCTAGCCTGAGGCATTGGCACACGCCTGCTTCCGCGCTAGAGGACGAGAAACTCCCACGCTGCAATCTAGGGTTCCCCTCCATGTTGCTCCCGCGGGGCTATGGGAGGGACGCGAAGATGTGAGTGGGCAAACAGTAACAAACACACAAAGAAAAGTGGTCCAAGGAGACCGCACAGCCCACCCATCTCCCAAGTAAAAAAAGAAGAGTTAATTACATCGGTGGTGCTTGAACTTGACGCAAATGATCACTTCGATGCTAGAACTTGTGGCATACATTGAATTGATGTAAAACTTAACTTAGACGTACGAATATGATGCAAATCACGAGTTTGCGTATGAAATTGATGCTGACTTCACACGCCAGCATGGCATGGGCCTGCTGTCAGTGACCGGAAGGCTGATAGGAGTGTGTGTGGCCTGTTGTGCAATAAAGAATCAAAAACTTGAATTGGAATTCTTTTTTTAGATTCACCTCTATGACAGGTGTGTCCTCTCAATGAAGGGTAAAAATTAATGAAAACATTTTTTACGGACCCACAACCATGACTTGCACAGAGTACGGAGGTAGCAACTCCACCATTGTGGTATTCACGTCACAAACGTGTATCTATGCTTAACTTAGCATAACAAGTTCCTGCACTAGTTTAATGTATGCCGTAAGTTTTAATATCAAAATGATCATCAAAATGACCGTTTGTATTAAGTTTAAACACCGCCGGTGTAATTGACTCTAAAAATAACTTAAACAAGTGATCCGCGCGATTCGTCTTTCGACTAATTTCTCATGTGTCCACACTAATTTCTCACGCAACGCAAAAATCGACAAGGGATTATGAAAGTGAAGCCAGCAGTGAGGGACTGAGggatagaggagaggagaggagacagGAAATAGAAAACAAAACCCAAACCTCTTTCCATCATGTCAATTCCCTTCCATACGCGTCGTAGCTGGTTTCCCGTTGGCTGGATGGAGGCATGTGTATGCCCActgaatttcttcttctttggcagtAAAGCGACGGGATACTAGATTGATAGATAGATACTCTCATCACGACTTGCACACCGCACCACCCAAGATACTATACTTCCCTCCGTTCTAATTACTTGTCGCGGAAATGGATAGAAATTTACATACAATCTATCCTACGACAAGTAATTCGGAACTTATGACCATGACATACCGGAATAATCGTAGCACCAtgtgttgtactccctccgttccaaaatataagagcatctctagtagaaccctcaaacccccaaatccttaaaaataaccgtttttCTACAGTTTTCGTCCGAAAAATGACGTAGActaaaacccttaaacccttaaacccgtaaatattTTTAGAGGTCCGACCCTCAAACTAGTTttgagcctgtagaagtgagggttgggaggagtttctcctcccaacccgcactccacttCAGCTCCAGCGCGGGAGGGATTTTCATCCCGCTTCCGTCTCCAGCCGTCGCCTTCCTCGCGCCcgcctcgcccccgccgccgccatggagccccccgccgccgccgcgcccgccccggccCCGGCTGCGCCCGCCCCTGccggccccgtccccgccccggccGCGGCTGCAGCGCCCGCCCCGGCCCCGGCCGTCCCCACCCCGGCCCCGGCCGCGCCCGCCCCGGCCAAGCGGCGGCCCTCGCCAGCCCCTGCCGGCCCCGTCCCCGCCACGGCCGCCGCAGCGccagccccggccgcccccgccaCCGTCGGGGCCAAGCGGCGGCGGGCAGGCCTGCCACCGCCTCCGTCCGCGCCAGCCCCGGCCGCCGCTCCCGCCCCTGCCACCGCCCCGGCTTCCGCCCCCGACGACGCTCCGGCCCTCAAGAAGAGCCGGCCGAAGGCGGCCTCCCGTGGGCCGCGAGGGGCTGCCTCCAAGGCCGccggcgagtcctccgccgtGGCCAAGCAGCGGAAGAAGCTCGCGACGCGGAAGAAGCCTGCTGCCACGCCCGCCGAACCTCCTCCCGTCGCGCACGAggtgttcgaggaaatggcaaccccatcctcgtTCATGAACCTTCTCCAAGACGCGGAGGtggacctcggggctccgcctctagaaccctttaGGGTTGATGacttggaggaagatgaggaggatgaaggggatgacgaggaggaggtggccgagataGGGGAGGAGGCATTCACCGTCGCTTCCCATCCACGCACGCGGTCGACAAACTACACCGAGGCGGAAGATATCCTCTTGATTCGTGCTTGGGCAACTGTGGGGATGGATGCAACCACCGGCACCGACCAAACCGGTAAACTGTATTGGCAAAGGATCGAGGACAACTATTGTAGGATCAAGCCGAAGAATAGTGGGTTCATCTCTCGCACTTACCGGTCGCTTCAAGGCCGGTGGGAGTTGATGAAGCCCGCTTGTGCTCGTTGGAGTGCGGCCATGGACCAAGTGAGGGATGCACCACCTAGTGGAACCGTGGAGAGTGACTATGTGAGTACATATCTCTTCACTATTTTGATTATGTGATTATGTGTGGCCATTGTTGTGTTCTTATGTGATTATGTGTGGTTGATAGGAGACAATTGCCGGCATGAGGTACAAGGAGATGGCCGCTTCCAAGGGCAAGCCATTCCCATTTAAACATGCTTGGGCAATTCTTCAAACCTTtgacaagtggaagttgagggATCAAGAGACCGCACCCAAGAAGTCGGCAATGCTTAGGATGGATGATGGTGAagatgaggagggggagaggaactTGGGCAAGCCCGAGGGAACCAAGAAGGGCAAGGTAAGGGTGAAGATGGAAGGAGAGGCGTCAAGCCTAAGGGAGAAGATGGAGCAAATGATGAAGGCAAGAGAGGAATTGACAACGAAGACATTGAAGACGAAGCTTCTTATcaccgagaagaagaaagaggtcaagcttgcacAAGTGGAAGCAAAGCGTGAAGAAGCAAAGCGCAAGGCcgacttggaggagaggatgatcaaggtgaaagaggcaaaggtatggaaagaactcatggtggaagagaaggagcacatgatgatgtccaagaaggacatggatcaagaacaattgcaatggtggaaggactacaaggaggacatcgcggagaggaagaggatattccgtggtgcgtcctctactcttcgaggtgacgctccgatgagttgtggtggcgatggcggtgtggaagactccaccaccggcgacaatggaggtgcttgatggacgtggaagtggtctaggaaatggcgccaagtgtaattttttggtgatggtgccgagtagaggggaaagatgatgattgtgtgatgtaaaaaactattaaaccatgcatcaatgatctttatttccgtgtttgtttggaggtttattatgtttttctagtgaaaattatgcaatgccaaatgacagttttaagggttggggttggggcaaagagtagaaccctcaaacccaacccttataacggaatattccgtaataagggttgggtttgaggttcTACTCTTTGCTCctgttttcaacccttaaaagtgttaaaattgggcaattctcaacccttaaaactggttttacatttaaggatttgagggttctactagagatgctctaagaccttttagggatttcactacaagactacatacggaacaaaatgagtaaatctgtactctaaaatatgtctatgtacatccgtatgtagtttagagtacaatctctaaaaggttttatatttaggaacggagggagtatgattgtATTATGTCCTAAGCTAATCACCATACCTactaagcaggaggaggaggagcactcaACCACCAGCCAGGCAGCCAACACAAGGTCACATGCAGGGATGGGGAGGAGCAACCATATGTGCTGTGGCCAGCTCACTCCCCTGCTGAGCTGGCAGACGGACACATGTATGGCACCACCAGCTCAGCCAAGGAAGGAATTCCCAGGGAAGAATCTCACACAAGAAAACAGCCACCCCCCAATTGGCTCCCCAGCCAGCCTTTTACCTTGTtttttttcttgcttgcaagTTGCAACACAACACTGACAAACTCAACTTAATACTCAACTATCACACAGGAGCATGCATGCATggactagagagagagagaaaagaggaGGCAAAAACAGAACAAAAAAGAAGCGCTTTAGGTACCCACATCTCCATTAAGTACATTCTTCCAACCTCTGCAGGCATTAGCAGTTGTTTGCAGCACTTCTCATTCATCACCACAGGTTCGGTCTCATCTGATTTTACACAAGGGGAAAACTGGTGAACTTGTCTCGGTCTTCTtgtctttctctctctcccctcctcctctcttcACAGGCTCATTTTCACCTCTGGTCTTGGTGCCCTTCTCCTCCCTctgcctctctcctctccctcagCCCAGGAACACCTGCAGATTCACAGGAAAAAGCAACAGATTGTTCAGACACTCCTTTTTTACTACTGTATTATTCCAGCTGTAGGCTGGCTTCATTGGTAATTAAGGCGGTGCATAGAGCTGTGCACAGGTAAACTACTGCCACTGCTGGCTCGAGAAATGGCAACAAAAAGGACTCAAAAGGAGTTCTTTACTTTCCTTCTTTTGGGGTACGGTACTACGACTATTTAAAGGTTCATTCACATCAATCATGTGAGGTTTTAGCCATTGGGGAAAACAAAGCGAGCTCTCGAGTCTTGACACCCACCTTTGCTTCTACTTCTATCATTTCCTAGCTTATGAAGCTATGGACATGCTGTGTTCTCGCGAGGTAGTATGTTGCAGCATCAGCTTTTCTCCAACACTCTACTAGTACAAGCAGCAGCAGGAAAGAAAAGAGGGCACGAGCCGCAGGCCAGAGAAGGACAGGCAATGAGATGAGACACACATTCTAACATGGGAAAGATAACCATCTTGCAAATGAGAAAAGCAACGACCCTGCCTGCCCGGCAGCAAACCAGAAAGGGATTAAGGAGAGGAATTTGGCGTGCGGTTGATTCCTCAACTAGATAGATACACGGAGTGCTAGGCCGAAAAAACTTTGCTTCAAAAGCAAATAAGACCAGGAGTGCAAGCATCTaatgcttgctgctcttcttcttgCCACTTGCAACACTGCCACTTGCCTCATCCTAATGCACCATCACAAAAATTAGGTTCAGATTAACACAATGATTCCACATTATTTAATAATATGTGTGGCCCCAATTGATCTAGGGTTTACTCAAGGGAGAGTAACCAGCACTTAACAAAATCACGAGCGCTTGTGCCTGAATCTACCGACACCGAACCATGGCTAACTTAATGAGCTCCAATTGGGTCACAAGAGGAGGCGAATGTGATTAGATTTGGTACTATAAGTCAGGATTGATGGAACTCTGATTTTTTATAACAATAAATGTGCCTGAAGGACTTCGAATTCCAGAGCTGAAATCATGGCTTTGATTTCGAACACCAGAGCAAGTTTCCTGCGGATTTATTGTTGTCCCCAAATTCAGCTACTCCATAACTGAAGCCATTAATCACCCACCCCTCCGGGAATTACTCCTCAACAAGCTTCCAACCCCAAGAAACATTAAAATTCCAACTTTCCAGCTCCGCCTCACCGAATCAAAGTAGAGAACAGCCTACTTGCCAACCTGTAACGGACCTCCCTCCACTGACCCAAAGCGATTGTACAATCGAAACGGACGGAATTCCGGATACGAACAATTCTCGCTCAAGAATCCCGTTTTCTTCTTCCAATCGACTGGGGGAATCCAATGTCTAGCAAGCCGGGGACGCACAGCTGAGCTCAGATGAGAGATTGGGCATGACGAATTCGAACGAAAACCTCCGTCGGAACGAAATCTTGGCGCAGAACTGCCTCTGATTGGACGTCGAAATAAACGCCCAGCGAGAAGGGGAACTTCCTACCGACTACTAGCAACTTTAGAGAGGAAACAAATCTGAGACATCTCGGAGATGAAAATCTCACCTGGCCTATCCCTCCACCTGGCGGCTTCGACGGCGCCCATACTGGTGCTGGCTGACGGCTTGCAGTCCGGCGGCTCCTCGAAGAGCGACCTCGAGAGCCTCTTGTGCGCGTAGCCGATGTCGAAGAGGATGACGCCGGAGCCCGGGTCGGCGACGAGGATGCCCTTCACCGGGAGCCACATGAAGAGCTCCTCCTGAGCCAGCCCCTCGCAGCCGCGGAGCGCGCCGAAGCTGAGATTCCCTCGCACCACGGTGTCGAAGAAGGCCAGGTCGCCGTTGTCGTACGTCGCGTAGCACGGCGCCGACAGCCGCGCCTCCAGCAGGCCGTTCCCCTCGTCCAGGGTGTAGGACGCCACGCTGCGCGGGAGCAGCCCGCCGGGGAGACCGTGCGACCGCAGTAGCTTGTGTATCGAGTCGGCGGAGGGCGCCGCGCGGGCGAGCgcgaggcggggcggggcggccagCAGGAGGAGGCACAAGAAGGCTAGGAAGGCAAGCCGGCGGGAAGGGCGAGGTCGTAGCTCGGCCATGGGAGCGGCGGCagcggggtggtggtggtggtggtggtggtggtgggaacGGGGATGCGGGTGGGGGCGAATGGGAGGACGGACGAGGGGAGGTTTTAAGGGAGCAAGGGGGGATTTGAAACTGTGGGAGAAAACGTGTGAAAACATAACAGACTCGGGTAGAAAATTGGGGTGAAATAGCTTTATTTGGAAGATTTCTGTTGAACCTTGTTGCATAGCGGCTAGAATATCATTTTTGCCCTTGGCAAATATGGAAACAAGTTAGTCAGGGGTTcctgttttcatttttttctgggcACAGGTTTGC
This window encodes:
- the LOC123425775 gene encoding uncharacterized protein LOC123425775, yielding MAELRPRPSRRLAFLAFLCLLLLAAPPRLALARAAPSADSIHKLLRSHGLPGGLLPRSVASYTLDEGNGLLEARLSAPCYATYDNGDLAFFDTVVRGNLSFGALRGCEGLAQEELFMWLPVKGILVADPGSGVILFDIGYAHKRLSRSLFEEPPDCKPSASTSMGAVEAARWRDRPGVPGLRERREAEGGEGHQDQR